From Mercenaria mercenaria strain notata chromosome 17, MADL_Memer_1, whole genome shotgun sequence, the proteins below share one genomic window:
- the LOC123536850 gene encoding uncharacterized protein LOC123536850, which yields MASYDSNQNNSNNKYVHGQSNTDVKIDSNILNANCRIHTSKQFKSFCVDHDELVCEECVYYDHRTCVKIVDLDRVSEGVKQCQEYKDSTARLHNLKDDLEKLKVARENDKIRIGGERKKIENKMQEAAENVKATVAKLLQEGNKNLDSKYKEFEGDIDCELKVLEQSLANVTQAIEGLQEDGKDAFIKMKTNRNIQTDAKETIKTISEHVRKETMKYTVNSTFETASTQTELGRLSFENENLPPRPRLFHEVCEYDANLQGTYDVNMKKDLVPCFILDSCLLNDGSMVLTDLAHNLILSIDKSYKIAASCEVLGEPWGVCSTSNKEVAVTLIGKQMVQFVHIAEFMELTHAFKVSKACRGILFKDGNLFVCCGGGSTYWRAFMEGSGEIRVYNLHGILLKTFQTDENGKRLFGRPRDIILNPENNLFYITDETNGVIILNRRGQKLSTITDKNLTAARGITFDNRGQLFVGCFKSNHVLLFDGEGVLIHIPVTNTMGDVSVRSLCLKAENLVITGHNNTIQVFDLVRR from the exons ATGGCAAGTTATGATTCTAATCAAAATAATTCCAATAACAAATATGTACATGGACAATCTAACACAGACGTAAAAATcgatagtaatattttaaatgcaaactGTCGGATTCATACCAGCAAACAGTTCAAATCTTTTTGTGTGGATCATGATGAATTGGTGTGTGAGGAATGTGTTTATTATGATCACAG AACATGTGTTAAAATTGTTGACTTAGACAGAGTGTCAGAGGGTGTTAAGCAATGTCAAGAATACAAAGATTCAACTGCACGCCTACATAATCTGAAAGATGATCTTGAAAAATTAAAAGTGGCaagagaaaatgataaaatcagaaTTGGCGGGGAAAGAAAGAAAATCGAGAATAAAATGCAAGAAGCTGCAGAGAATGTCAAAGCCACTGTGGCAAAATTGTTACAAGAAGGTAATAAAAATCTGGACAGTAAATACAAGGAATTTGAAGGAGATATTGACTGTGAATTAAAGGTTCTTGAACAGTCATTAGCCAACGTGACTCAAGCCATTGAGGGTCTTCAAGAAGATGGGAAAGATGctttcattaaaatgaaaacaaacagaaacataCAAACAGATGCAAAGGAAACAATTAAAACTATATCTGAGCATGTGAGAAAGGAAACGATGAAATATACTGTAAACAGCACATTTGAAACAGCTTCCACTCAGACGGAGCTCGGAAgactttcatttgaaaatgaaaatcttCCACCAAGACCAAGGCTGTTTCATGAAGTATGTGAATATGACGCGAATCTACAAGGAACGTATGATGTTAACATGAAGAAGGATTTAGTTCCTTGTTTCATTTTAGACTCTTGTCTTCTCAACGATGGATCCATGGTACTTACAGATCTTGCTCATAACTTGATACTTAGTATTGACAAGTCATACAAAATAGCCGCATCCTGTGAAGTTCTTGGCGAACCCTGGGGTGTCTGTTCAACCAGCAATAAAGAAGTTGCCGTCACCTTAATTGGTAAACAAATGGTTCAATTTGTTCATATAGCTGAGTTCATGGAATTGACACATGCCTTCAAAGTCAGTAAGGCATGTCGCGGAATACTCTTCAAAGATGGGAACCTGTTTGTGTGTTGTGGTGGTGGATCAACCTACTGGCGTGCATTTATGGAGGGTTCAGGTGAGATAAGGGTATATAATCTACACGGAATACTTCTTAAAACCTTCCAAACTGATGAAAATGGTAAACGTTTGTTTGGACGtccaagggacataattctaaaccCAGAAAACAATCTCTTCTATATAACAGATGAAACAAATGGAGTTATCATTCTTAACAGGCGTGGTCAAAAGCTTTCCACGATAACAGATAAAAATCTTACAGCAGCTAGAGGGATCACGTTCGACAACAGGGGTCAATTGTTTGTTGGCTGTTTCAAATCCAACCATGTCCTTCTGTTTGACGGAGAAGGAGTTCTTATACATATACCTGTAACCAACACAATGGGTGATGTGTCGGTCAGATCACTATGTCTTAAAGCAGAAAACCTTGTAATAACAGGTCACAATAATACCATACAGGTCTTTGACTTGGTTAGAAGATAA